GCGGCCAGCCGTGCCGCCAGCAACAATAATCATGATACTATCGAGGGTTGGAAACTTGGCAAAGAGTGTGTCGTCCGTTATGGGTGCGGCTGGCTCATCTTTCACCAGCATACTGACACCAGCACCTTCACCACCATTCAGACCAGGCTTCAGTTCACGATACGGCTTACGGATTTTTTCAAACAAGAACTGGCGTAAATCGTTCTTTGACCAGCCATCCTGCGCAAAGGTCTTTGCATGTTCTGGGCAGACGATCAGCACCGTATCTGAGAAGAGCGGAAAGTTTTTGTGGTTCCACAATGATGCCATTGTCCACCCCAAGGAGAGGGCGAGCTGTTCCGCAGTGCGACTGGCGTGGTCATTGATCTGGAAGGGGGAATGACCACCAAACAACGTGACGGTGCTTTGTTTAGGGCGAAAGCCTTTTTCGACGTGCAGCGGCTCCCACGGGCTCTCTTCTTCATTCTCACCAACACAAAATGTGAATTGTGCCGGATGGCCCATGGTCGCTTTGCTGATTTCCTGCGGCTTGGCTCCGCCGATGTTGAGGATCACGAGGCGGAGGGTACGACCAATCGTCGCATTGGCACGAAAACCATGACCGAGGGCATTATGTCCGCAATTGACACCGATTTTCTGGCGAATCGGACCATTGATAATGGTAAACGGAGTCGCAGACTGCGTGGTGACGTTCATGGCATGAGCATTGAATTTCTCATCGCTCAAGGCTTCGACAGCAGCAATGACTGTAGAAAAATAAGACGGGTGGCATCCGGCCATCACTGCATTAATCGCAATCTTTTCGACAGTCGCGCGACCATAATTAGGACCAACCGTGCCAAGCACTTCTTGTGGATCGCGTTCGACCGCCGCCAGCATGCGTTTGACACGATCTTCGGTCGGAGGAACGACTGGTAACCCATCCGTGACACCACGCGTATACATCAACTCGAACGGATCATTTTCGACTTGAATACGCTGTGACCGCAGCGGCGTTGGCTGTGCCATGGAACCTCTCCTTATTTAAGTATCTAACTGTGGCATGACCTCTGTATTGCTGTCAACTGTTATTTCCAAGCACACTTTGCGTCGTACGAAAATGTAACTTTGCGACTTGTCCTAGCGCTTCGGCTCCGTATTTTTGCACGAATGCCTTCGCAGCCTGGATGACGGAGTCACTTGCACCTTTAGGTAATGTCACCCCGTACTTTGAGCCAAGCTCTTGCAAGCGACGGAGAAATTCGGCACGAGCGAGAATCGATGCGGCGGCAACGGCGACTTCTTCTTCAGCGCGCGGTTTCTGAATGAGCGTGACTTCGCGCCCTTTGGCCATCAAGGCATTCTTGAGAAAACGTTCGTCGCCGAATTGGTCTGCGACGACGCGATGACAGTCGACTTTCTCTAAGAGGTTCTCGATCGCTCGCGCATGACCCCACGCCAGCATGCGATTGAGATTCTTCATCGACGTATGCAGTGCGTTGTATCGCTCTGGTCCGATGGCAACAACAGTATGTGGACACTGCGAACGAATCCGTGTGGCCAGGGCTGTGGCTTTTGCATCGGACAGTGTTTTGCTATCGCGTACGCCCATAGCTCGGAGTTGGTCTTCTTGAACAGAAGGAACATAGACGCCTGCAATCACGAGCGGGCCAAAGTAGTCACCTTTGCCGGATTCGTCGATACCGATTTGGTCGTCAATTGTGTTCATGCAGACTCAGGAATGCGTAGTGCAGCGTCAGGAATGCGTGGTGTGTTGTGGATGACAACGACTCTCTCGTGGATTTCGAGTCTCTTTTCTGCAAAGAGCTGAATCGCATGTGGCAGTATGCGGTGTTCCTGCGTGAGAATCCGCGCACTGAGGCTCTCTTCTGTATCCTCGGCGTAAACCGGTACCGCGGCCTGTGCGATGATTGGCCCATGATCGGTTTGCTCATCGACGAAGTGCACTGTGGCTCCAGCGATTTTGACACCATACTGCAGCGCTTGTCGTTGCCCATGCGTACCAGGAAACGCAGGAAGCAAAGCGGGGTGGATGTTGATGATACGTTGAGGAAAGGCACGAATGAAAACTGGGGTGAGGATACGCATAAACCCAGCAAGCACAACCAGTTCGATGTTATGCGCTTGTAGCGTTTTTACCAATTCTGCGTCGAACACCTCCCGGGAAGGAAACTCCTTATGACTGATGATGATGGTAGGGATGTTGTGTTTCTGTGCACGTACCAGTCCATAGGCATCTGAGCGATTGCTGACGACGATACGGATCGTTGCTGTCAGCTCGCGTCATTCAATCGCGTCAATAATCGCCTGTAAGTTGGTGCCACTGCCAGAGATCAGCACGGCAATGGGGAGGGGAGACGACATGGGAATGAAACGTAATGCGTAATGCGAAAAGAATCCAGGCCGGGAGGAGCGGATAACCCATGAACGATGAATTGTGAATGATGAATGAAAATCAGAAATCTTTCGTATCTATAATTCATCATTTTGCATTTCTTTCTTAGCTGACCGCCCGTGCCAAGGTAAACACATCAACGACTTTCGCACCTGCCGATATGAGCGTGGCTGCACATTCGCAAACGGTGGCACCGGATGTGTAGACATCATCGACAAGCAGGATCTGTTTCTCTTTCACCTGGTCAGGGGTCGCTACGGTAAACGCACCTTTGACGTTGGTGTGGCGGTCTTTGTCGGTGAGCTGCGTTTGTGGTACGGTCGGGCGACTGCGTTCAAGAAGAAACGGATTACTCACGACTCCATGTACCTTCCCAACCGCACGTGCCAGCAGCAACGCTTGATTGAACCCACGCCAGCGTAGGCGTTCAAGGTGCAGCGGCAAAGGAATGATGAGATCGTACTGTTCTTGTGAAAATGGATACGCAGTGGCGGTAAGCAGCGCGAGTGTTTTTCCGATGCTCAGCTCGCGATGATATTTGAACTTTTGAATTGCGGCACTGAGCGGCTGCAGCTCAGCTTCTCCATACTGGTACAACGCCCACGCACGTGCGCGGCGAAACGGCGGAGGTGTTGTTATGCATGGACCACAGAGGTGGTCTGGGCCTTGTTTCGTCATGAAGGGAAGACCGCAGCACGAACAAAGTGGGGGCGTAATCGGCTGGACATGAGACCAACAGTGGCCGCAAAAACTTTCATGAGTGTCGACGATTGCAGAACAACTCGGACATCGTTGTGGATAAAGCACGGAGAGGAGTGCTGAGAAGACATTGCCCATCAGGCGTATATAGCGTTCAGCTCAACCTCGTGCAATTGCTTAAGAAACGGCAATTTGCAGCCGATATCGAGAGCATGAAATCATTTTTCCAAGGACTTGTCTTAGGCGTTCTCGTCATGTATGGGTACCTCAATTACGGTGCAGACCTGCTCGGCCCGTTCCGCGGCTGGTTTGATGGTGCTGGGAACGGTATCAAACGTGACCGTATGCGTGACGAAGCAGACAAGGCTCTACGGGGTTTTCTGTTTCAGCACGACACTGCACACCGTGCTTGAGTAGGGACGCGCGCAGCTTGCAACTGGCAAAGGGGGTCGTGACATGGCTGCAGAAGGAAGTTCCCTAGGGCTTCGGCAACGTGCGATTGCTCTAATGCGACAGCGACTGCTAACGTCTTAAGGAGAATCTGACCTCGGATGAGCGGGGGTTGGTTTGTAGGGACCAGCCCCCGTAGTGTTTCTATCAGCCACTATCTAGCGTATGCGCTCATACGCAATGAGAAGAAGAGAGATTTACTATGGAGCTTCCCATCGTCAAGAAACTGAAACAGGAAGTCGACGAATTACGCTACGAATTGCAAGTCAAAATCCCCAAGGACTTACAAGAAGCGGCAGCGCAGGGCGACTTGAGTGAGAATGCTGAGTACGAAACCGCACGTGCGCGGCAAGATCTTGTGCGTGCACGGGTCGCCCAACTCGAAGAGCGCTTGCGTCAGTTGGTCCTCTACGATTTTTCTAGTATTCCGCGTGACCGTATTGCCTATGGCAGTCGCGTGACACTGGAAGACGCGAGTGATGGGAAAGTCGTTGAGTATCAAATTGTCTTTCCTGAAGAAGTCGATCCGAATGCAGGACATGTGTCGCTGAGTTCCCCGATTGGACAGGCGCTATTACGCAAAGAAGTTGGGGATGAGGTGGAAGTCACAACGCCCCAAGGAAAATGCAAGTACGAGATTATCCAATTGTTAACGCTCCATGACTTGATGGCGAATAACGGGGGTCGCTAGAATACTATAGGCCCCTTGCAAATCTGCGAGGAATTGTCTAACCTCGCTGCGTGTAGTAAGAAGAGTGGGCGGTACGCCCACTTTTTTTTTCCAGAATGCGACCAGAGGTTGAAGAAATCATACGGCACGTGGAAACCCTCGCCACACCCGTCGTTGCAGAAGAGGGAATGGAAATCTGGGGAATTGATTTTCGTCCAGAAGCCGGTCGGTGGGTATTACGCTTGGCGCTCGACCGTGAAGGGGGAGTCTCCCTGGACGAATTAACTCGCGTCCATCGACAATTAAATGATCTATTTGATGCACACGACCCCGTTCCGTGGCGGTACACTTTGGAAGTATCGTCGCCTGGTATTACCCGCGCATTGCTACGCCCTCCGCACTACCGCCGTTATGAAGGCAGCCGTATCCGTGTCCAAACCCGTCCAGATCAGCGCGGACGACATACGTTCATGGGGGTACTGCGGACAGTGACAGAAGACGGGATTATCCTTATTGATGATCTCGCTGGAGAGATACGAATAGGGTGGGGCGATATCCGTAAAGCGACAAATGAGTATGAGTTTGCCAATCCGCAACACAACAAGAAACCAAAACGGGCGCATTGATTGAGGAGGGAACGCATGCAGCAAGACCTCAACCGAGTGATCGACCAAGTCAGCAAAGAAAAGGGAATGGATCGGGGGGTGATTATTGAGGCGCTGGAAAGCGCCATGCTGTCGGCTGCCCGGCGCACGTTTGGCCAGAAGCAAATCGAAGCCAAGTTCAATCCTGATATCGGTGAGATTGAACTGTTTGAAATTAAGACGGTTGTAGAAGAAGTGACGAATACCGACACCGAGGTATCGTTAAAAGCCGCACGGGCCGAACTCGACCCAGAAGCACAAATTGGGGACGAACTGCTCAGCAAACTGCCATCTGCCTCCTTTGGTCGCATCGCCGCGCAAGTTGCGAAACAGAGTGTGATCCAAAAAGTGCGTGAAGCAGAACGGGAGCAAATCTACAACGAGTTCAAAAATCGCAAAGGTGAGATTTACTCGGGAATCGTCCAGCGAATCGAAAAGAAAAATATCATCGTCAACTTGGGACGTACGGATGCCGTGTTACCAGAAAAAGAACAGATTCCGTGGGAACGCTATCGGCAAGGGGATCGCATTCGTGCCTATGTCCTTGATGTCGATATGTCGAGTAAAGGGCCGCAGATTGTCTTATCAAGGACGCATCCTGGATTTTTGATCAAGTTGTTTGAACAGGAAGCGCCCGAGGTATACGAAGGAATTGTTGAAATCAAACATGCGGCGCGGGAACCTGGTAACCGGGCAAAAATTGCCGTGCATTCGACTGACCCTGATGTCGATCCGGTTGGCGCTTGCGTGGGCATGAAGGGCACGCGCGTACAAGCCGTTGTTCAAGAACTCCGTGGCGAACGGGTTGATATCGTGCCGTGGACTCCAGACCCAGCCGAATTTGTCTGCCGCGCACTGCTACCTGCGAAAGTGTCAAAGATTATTCAAGATGATGAAGAGCATGCAATGGAAGTGATTGTTCCTGATGATCAGTTGTCACTTGCCATCGGTAAAAAAGGACAAAACGTCAAACTCGCCTCGAAGTTAACCAATTGGCAACTCCAGGTGCGGTCAGAATCCGAGGCTGAACTTGAGCATTCTCAAGCGCTGGCTTCGCTTACTCTGGTAAATGGCATTGGCGACATGACGGCTGAGCTTCTCTACCAACAAGGATTTAAGTCGGCAGAAGATATTGCGACGACTGATGTTGAGACATTGCTTGAGGTTGAAGGGATTGGGGAAGAGAAGGCTAATGCGATTCTTGAGGCTGCGCGGAGCTATGTTGCGGAAAAAACGGCAGCGGTGGCAACAAAGGTAGCGGAAACGACAACGGAAGCTGCCCGAGAAGAATAGTGAAAGTAAACCGTCCCATTCGATTATGTATCGGTTGTGGAAGTCGGGACGAACAAGCGACCCTCCTTCGTTTCACCGTCGGTCCGAATGGGGAATTGAAAATAGGCACAAGAAATGGGCGCGGGGGCTACTTACATCGACGACAGCAGTGCCTGCAAGCGTTTGCCAAGGCCCGGACCGGGATGGTCCGCTCCCTGGGGGTCGTATTGTCGCGCGAGGTACGGAAGCAGTACGCAGCACTGATCGAACAGCAAGTGACTCAGTGGGCAGAGAAGTAACGAGGTCGTATGCCACGAAAACGTATTCATGAACTGGCGAAAGAATGGGGGATGGACACCCGGTATCTGCTGAGCAGACTCGAAGAACTGGGGGTTCAGGGTAAAAGGGCGCAGAGTACACTGACGGATGACGAAATTGCCCTTGTCCGTCCAGGACCGGCGGTCTCTGATACTTCAGCCTTGGTGATAGGGGAAGAGAAAGTCGTTGGAGAACGAGTTGTGACTGAGGTCGATCAACAAAGTGAACATGTTGTCACTGCGCGTGAAGAAATTCTTGAAAGTCGTATTAGTCATGGCGTTATTCGGCGACGAGCGAAACGCGTCGAAGTGCTTCACGAAGACGAAGCGAATGCCGCCTCTGTTCCGACAGCACCTGATTCCTTGATGCCCGCCTTTGAGGTGCCGTTGCCCTCATCGTCGACTGTTCCTCTGGCTTTTGAAATCCCTGAAGTCGAACCTTCCCCTTCTATTCCTGTTATGCCATTTCCTGAACCTACTAAGGTCGAACCACAATCTGAACCCATCACTGTTCAAGCGCAAATTGTGACATCAGAAATATCTTCTCCTGAGGTTGAACGGCCAAGCCCGCCGCCCGTTCCGGTGGCGGTGCTCCCGGAACCTGTTGCCGTAAAAGAGGCTCCCCGGGCCGAAGTGCAGGGAGTCACTTCCCCTCCTCCACCTCCGGCTGTGCCTCCTGCGCGACCACCGGTGGTTGCTAAAGTGTCTACTCCTTCTGCGCCGGAACGGCCGCTACCGCCACCAAGGCCTGTGGTCGCCCCTGCCGGAGCGACCACGCCTCCTCCCCGGGTCTCTCCTGGTGTGGGGGCTGCGACGGTGGCCTCTGCCGCTGCGAAAGAAGAACCTGCCCGGCCGACAAGAATTCTTGGCCGGATTGACCTTGGCAAACTCACGCAAGAATCGCGTCCAAAACCTGAAGCCAGACCGACTCGACCGCCAGCTACGGCTCCAGGACGACCACCAGCTGCGCCACCAACAGTCTCAGCGACTCGGGAACCGTCACGCGAGGGCGCTCCTGCTGCAGAAGGAGAGAGCGCAAGTGCTGCTGGACGCCGGCCGAAGAAACGGAAAGTGATTCGCAGCGCTGAGCAGACCGAAATACAAGAGCGTGATCCTCGGACTGGCGGCCGGGGCAAGCAAAAGAAAAAGATGACTCTTGGCAAAGAACAACGACAGACGGAGATTACGGTTCCCAAAGCCAGTAAGCGAGTGGTCCGCATTTCAGAAGTAGTGACCGTTGGTGATCTTGCGCGGAATATGGGTGTGAAGGCTGGCGAGGTGATCAAAAAACTCATCAGCCTCGGTGTCATGGCGACGATTAACCAGACACTCGATTTTGATACGGCGTCACTGGTTGCTGCAGACTTTGATCATACGGTCGAGAATGTGGCGTTCGATGTTGAATCGGCTCTCGAAGTGGGACATGAAGAACACGCTGATGAAGGGCGCTTAGAACCGCGTCCGCCAGTGGTCACGATTATGGGCCACGTCGATCACGGGAAAACCTCGCTGCTCGATGCAGTCCGGAAAACGAACGTGACGGCACAGGAACATGGCGGGATCACCCAACACATTGGTGCCTATAGCGTCAATGTGGACGGTCGCAGTGTGACGTTTCTCGATACGCCAGGTCATGAAGCCTTCACTGCGATGCGTGCTCGTGGTGCTGAGGTGACGGACATTGTCACTCTTGTCGTTGCGGCTGATGACGGTGTGATGCCACAGACCGTAGAGGCAATCAATCACGCCAAGGCCGCAAAGGTCCCGATCATTGTTGCCGTCAACAAAATCGACAAACCAGGTGCTGATCTGGAGCGTGTCAAACGCGAACTGATGAATCACGGGATTATTTCGGAAGAGCTTGGCGGTGAGGCTATCTTTGCCCCAGTGTCAGCGAAAACTGGTGAGGGTATTCCGCATCTTCTCGAGATGATCCTGCTTCAAGCTGATGTCATGGACCTGCGTGCGCATCCGGACAAGCTGGCGCGCGGGACGATTGTCGAGGCCAAATTGGATCGTGGGCGCGGACCTGTCGCCACTGTTTTAGTACAAGAAGGAGAACTGAAAACCGGTGATCCTTTTGTCTGTGGTACCGAATATGGCCGCGTTCGGGCGATGATCGACAGTTGGGGGAATAAAGTTGAGAAAGCGAGCTCTTCTGTTCCTGTCGAGATTCTTGGTTTGACAGGTGTTCCTGAAGCTGGTGATCGGTTCACCGCATTGGAAGATGAAGCATCTGCTCGACAAGTGGCTGAACATCGACGAGCCAAGAAACGCGAAACTGAACTTTCCAAGAGCAACACCCGCAGTACGTTGGAAGAATTCTATCAACAAGCGCAAGCTGGCGAGGTCAAGGAATTACGGGTCATTGTCAAGGCTGACGTACAAGGTTCGGCTGAGGCGGTGAGCGATTCTCTGAATCGGCTATCAAATAGTGAAGTCAAACTCACGATTCTCCATACCTCCGTTGGTGGTATTTCCGAGTCCGATGTGTTGCTGGCCTCTGCATCGAAAGGAGTCATCATTGGCTTCAATGTTCGCCCTGAAAGTAAGGCGATGCAATTGGCCGAGCGCGAAGGTGTAGAAGTTCGACTCTACAACATCATCTACGAGGTCATTGAAGATATGCGTGCCGCGCTGGAAGGTATGTTGGCACCGACCTTCCGCGAAAAGCCACTTGGCAAGGCCGAAGTACGCCAGGTCTTCCCTGTGTCTCGCTTGGGGTTAGCTGCGGGATGTGCAGTGAACGAAGGGCGACTGACGCGTGGCGCGCAAGTTCGTGTGATCCGTAACCGCCAGGTGGTGTACGAAGGAAAGATCGGGAGCCTGCGTCGCTTCAAGGATGATGTTCGCGAAGTGACCTCAGGGATGGAATGTGGTGTGCTGTTGGAAAACTTCCAAGAGCCCTTAGCTGGAGATTTGATCGAAGCGTTTGAAATGGAACAAGTACTGCGACGGTTGGAGCCACGAGCGCAGTAAATTTGAAGACCGTGGATGAATCGACCTTTGAAGAAGGTGGGCGGATGGTGGTCGGGGTACTGCGACTGACGCTGTATCTTGATGAGAGCCATTCCCTGAAAGAAAAGCGGGCCATTCTACGCAAGATCAAGGCTCGGGTGCGTAATGAATTCAACGTTTCGATTGCCGAGTGTGGCGATCACGATTTGTGGCAAAAAACTCAGCTTGGACTGAGTCAGGTCGGCAACGATCAAGGCTATGTGAGTGGAGCTTTACAAGCTGCCGTTCGTTTCATCGAAAATTTACATCTTGCCCAGGTTGGCGGAGAAGAAGTCGAGTTTTTGCATTACTAAAAAGCTGTCAGCTGAGTGCTATCTGCATGCCCTCCCGTCGCCCTGAACGTATCAATAGCGCTATCCACGAGGTAATCGCCGAGATCCTCTTGCGTGAAGTGAAGGACCCTCGTGTTCACAACGTCACATTGACGGCGGTGACAGTCGGTCCAGATCTCAAACTAGCGAAAGTGTATTTCACGACCTTTCGACCAGAAGATCGTGAACCAGCATTAGAAGGACTGCGCAGCGCATCTGGTTATATCAAGCGGCAAGTTGCGGCGTACCTCCGTCTTCGTCATACCCCGGAACTCCGCTTTCAATTTGACGAAACCTTGGAAAAGGCCAATCGTCTGGAAAGTTTGTTACGTCAGGTAGAGCAGAAAGAGTCGTAGTGCCAGC
This Deltaproteobacteria bacterium DNA region includes the following protein-coding sequences:
- the infB gene encoding translation initiation factor IF-2, whose product is MPRKRIHELAKEWGMDTRYLLSRLEELGVQGKRAQSTLTDDEIALVRPGPAVSDTSALVIGEEKVVGERVVTEVDQQSEHVVTAREEILESRISHGVIRRRAKRVEVLHEDEANAASVPTAPDSLMPAFEVPLPSSSTVPLAFEIPEVEPSPSIPVMPFPEPTKVEPQSEPITVQAQIVTSEISSPEVERPSPPPVPVAVLPEPVAVKEAPRAEVQGVTSPPPPPAVPPARPPVVAKVSTPSAPERPLPPPRPVVAPAGATTPPPRVSPGVGAATVASAAAKEEPARPTRILGRIDLGKLTQESRPKPEARPTRPPATAPGRPPAAPPTVSATREPSREGAPAAEGESASAAGRRPKKRKVIRSAEQTEIQERDPRTGGRGKQKKKMTLGKEQRQTEITVPKASKRVVRISEVVTVGDLARNMGVKAGEVIKKLISLGVMATINQTLDFDTASLVAADFDHTVENVAFDVESALEVGHEEHADEGRLEPRPPVVTIMGHVDHGKTSLLDAVRKTNVTAQEHGGITQHIGAYSVNVDGRSVTFLDTPGHEAFTAMRARGAEVTDIVTLVVAADDGVMPQTVEAINHAKAAKVPIIVAVNKIDKPGADLERVKRELMNHGIISEELGGEAIFAPVSAKTGEGIPHLLEMILLQADVMDLRAHPDKLARGTIVEAKLDRGRGPVATVLVQEGELKTGDPFVCGTEYGRVRAMIDSWGNKVEKASSSVPVEILGLTGVPEAGDRFTALEDEASARQVAEHRRAKKRETELSKSNTRSTLEEFYQQAQAGEVKELRVIVKADVQGSAEAVSDSLNRLSNSEVKLTILHTSVGGISESDVLLASASKGVIIGFNVRPESKAMQLAEREGVEVRLYNIIYEVIEDMRAALEGMLAPTFREKPLGKAEVRQVFPVSRLGLAAGCAVNEGRLTRGAQVRVIRNRQVVYEGKIGSLRRFKDDVREVTSGMECGVLLENFQEPLAGDLIEAFEMEQVLRRLEPRAQ
- the rnhC gene encoding ribonuclease HIII, with translation MNTIDDQIGIDESGKGDYFGPLVIAGVYVPSVQEDQLRAMGVRDSKTLSDAKATALATRIRSQCPHTVVAIGPERYNALHTSMKNLNRMLAWGHARAIENLLEKVDCHRVVADQFGDERFLKNALMAKGREVTLIQKPRAEEEVAVAAASILARAEFLRRLQELGSKYGVTLPKGASDSVIQAAKAFVQKYGAEALGQVAKLHFRTTQSVLGNNS
- the rbfA gene encoding 30S ribosome-binding factor RbfA; translated protein: MPSRRPERINSAIHEVIAEILLREVKDPRVHNVTLTAVTVGPDLKLAKVYFTTFRPEDREPALEGLRSASGYIKRQVAAYLRLRHTPELRFQFDETLEKANRLESLLRQVEQKES
- the nusA gene encoding transcription termination factor NusA, encoding MQQDLNRVIDQVSKEKGMDRGVIIEALESAMLSAARRTFGQKQIEAKFNPDIGEIELFEIKTVVEEVTNTDTEVSLKAARAELDPEAQIGDELLSKLPSASFGRIAAQVAKQSVIQKVREAEREQIYNEFKNRKGEIYSGIVQRIEKKNIIVNLGRTDAVLPEKEQIPWERYRQGDRIRAYVLDVDMSSKGPQIVLSRTHPGFLIKLFEQEAPEVYEGIVEIKHAAREPGNRAKIAVHSTDPDVDPVGACVGMKGTRVQAVVQELRGERVDIVPWTPDPAEFVCRALLPAKVSKIIQDDEEHAMEVIVPDDQLSLAIGKKGQNVKLASKLTNWQLQVRSESEAELEHSQALASLTLVNGIGDMTAELLYQQGFKSAEDIATTDVETLLEVEGIGEEKANAILEAARSYVAEKTAAVATKVAETTTEAAREE
- a CDS encoding ribosome maturation factor RimP yields the protein MRPEVEEIIRHVETLATPVVAEEGMEIWGIDFRPEAGRWVLRLALDREGGVSLDELTRVHRQLNDLFDAHDPVPWRYTLEVSSPGITRALLRPPHYRRYEGSRIRVQTRPDQRGRHTFMGVLRTVTEDGIILIDDLAGEIRIGWGDIRKATNEYEFANPQHNKKPKRAH
- a CDS encoding transcription elongation factor GreA, with protein sequence MELPIVKKLKQEVDELRYELQVKIPKDLQEAAAQGDLSENAEYETARARQDLVRARVAQLEERLRQLVLYDFSSIPRDRIAYGSRVTLEDASDGKVVEYQIVFPEEVDPNAGHVSLSSPIGQALLRKEVGDEVEVTTPQGKCKYEIIQLLTLHDLMANNGGR
- a CDS encoding YlxR family protein — translated: MVKVNRPIRLCIGCGSRDEQATLLRFTVGPNGELKIGTRNGRGGYLHRRQQCLQAFAKARTGMVRSLGVVLSREVRKQYAALIEQQVTQWAEK
- a CDS encoding DUF503 domain-containing protein, which translates into the protein MVVGVLRLTLYLDESHSLKEKRAILRKIKARVRNEFNVSIAECGDHDLWQKTQLGLSQVGNDQGYVSGALQAAVRFIENLHLAQVGGEEVEFLHY
- a CDS encoding ComF family protein is translated as MTKQGPDHLCGPCITTPPPFRRARAWALYQYGEAELQPLSAAIQKFKYHRELSIGKTLALLTATAYPFSQEQYDLIIPLPLHLERLRWRGFNQALLLARAVGKVHGVVSNPFLLERSRPTVPQTQLTDKDRHTNVKGAFTVATPDQVKEKQILLVDDVYTSGATVCECAATLISAGAKVVDVFTLARAVS